A single genomic interval of Homo sapiens chromosome 7, GRCh38.p14 Primary Assembly harbors:
- the SPDYE8 gene encoding speedy protein E8, with the protein MGQILGKIMMSHQPQPQEERSPQRSTSGYPLQEVVDDEVSGPSAPGVDPSPPRRSLGWKRKRECLDESDDEPEKELAPEPEETWVAETLCGLKMKAKRRRVSLVLPEYYEAFNRLLEDPVIKRLLAWDKDLRVSDKYLLAMVIAYFSRAGLPSWQYQRIHFFLALYLANDMEEDDEAPKQNIFYFLYEETRSHIPLLSELWFQLCRYMNPRARKNCSQIALFRKYRFHFFCSMRCRAWVSLEELEEIQAYDPEHWVWARDRAHLS; encoded by the exons ATGGGACAGATTTTGGGAAAGATCATGATGAGCCATCAACCGCAGCCCCAGGAAGAGCGGAGCCCCCAGCGGAGCACCTCAGGGTACCCCCTCCAGGAGGTGGTGGATGATGAAGTGTCGGGACCATCAG CCCCTGGGGTAGATCCCAGCCCCCCACGTAGGTCCCTTGGctggaaaaggaagagggaatgTTTGGATGAATCTGATGATGAGCCAGAGAAGGAGCTCGCCCCTGAGCCTGAGGAGACCTGGGTGGCGGAGACGCTGTGTGGCCTCAAGATGAAGGCGAAGCGACGGCGAGTGTCGCTCGTGCTCCCTGAGTACTACGAGGCCTTCAACAGGCTGCTTG AGGATCCTGTCATTAAAAGACTCCTGGCCTGGGACAAAGATCTGAGGGTGTCGGACAAG TATCTCCTGGCTATGGTCATAGCGTATTTCAGCCGGGCCGGCCTCCCCTCCTGGCAATACCAACGCAttcatttcttcctggctct CTATCTGGCCAATGACATGGAGGAGGACGACGAGGCCCCCAAACAAAACATCTTCTACTTCCTGTACGAGGAGACCCGCTCTCATATACCCTTGCTCAGTGAGCTTTGGTTCCAGTTATGCCGTTACATGAACCCGAGGGCCAGGAAGAACTGCTCTCAGATAGCCTTGTTCCGGAAGTATCGGTTCCACTTCTTTTGTTCCATGCGCTGCAGGGCTTGGGTTTCCCTGGAGGAGTTGGAAGAg ATCCAGGCTTATGACCCAGAGCACTGGGTGTGGGCGCGAGATCGCGCCCACCTTTCCTAG